Proteins from a single region of Mus pahari chromosome 2, PAHARI_EIJ_v1.1, whole genome shotgun sequence:
- the Tuba8 gene encoding tubulin alpha-8 chain, producing the protein MRECISVHVGQAGVQIGNACWELFCLEHGIQADGTFGTQASKINDDDSFTTFFSETGNGKHVPRAVMVDLEPTVVDEVRAGTYRQLFHPEQLITGKEDAANNYARGHYTVGKESIDLVLDRIRKLTDACSGLQGFLIFHSFGGGTGSGFTSLLMERLSLDYGKKSKLEFAIYPAPQVSTAVVEPYNSILTTHTTLEHSDCAFMVDNEAIYDICRRNLDIERPTYTNLNRLISQIVSSITASLRFDGALNVDLTEFQTNLVPYPRIHFPLVTYAPIISAEKAYHEQLSVAEITSSCFEPNSQMVKCDPRHGKYMACCMLYRGDVVPKDVNVAIAAIKTKRTIQFVDWCPTGFKVGINYQPPTVVPGGDLAKVQRAVCMLSNTTAIAEAWARLDHKFDLMYAKRAFVHWYVGEGMEEGEFSEAREDLAALEKDYEEVGTDSFEEENEGEEF; encoded by the exons AGGGAATGCATATCGGTCCATGTGGGTCAAGCCGGAGTTCAGATTGGCAATGCCTGCTGGGAGCTCTTCTGCTTGGAGCACGGCATCCAGGCGGATGGAACCTTTGGCACTCAGGCCAGCAAGATCAACGATGACGACTCGTTTACCACCTTCTTCAGTGAGACTGGCAATGGAAAGCACGTGCCCCGGGCTGTCATGGTGGACCTGGAACCTACTGTAGTAG ATGAGGTGCGGGCAGGAACCTACCGCCAGCTCTTCCATCCCGAGCAGCTGATCACAGGCAAGGAGGATGCAGCTAACAATTACGCCCGTGGGCACTATACGGTGGGCAAGGAGAGTATCGACCTGGTGCTGGACCGAATCCGTAAACTG aCTGATGCCTGCTCCGGCTTGCAGGGCTTCCTGATCTTCCACAGTTTTGGTGGGGGCACAGGATCTGGCTTCACTTCTCTGCTGATGGAGCGCCTTTCCCTTGACTACGGCAAGAAGTCCAAGCTGGAATTTGCCATCTACCCAGCTCCCCAGGTCTCCACAGCAGTGGTGGAGCCTTACAACTCCATCCTGACCACTCACACCACCCTGGAACATTCCGACTGTGCTTTCATGGTGGATAACGAAGCCATCTACGACATCTGCCGCAGGAATCTGGATATTGAGCGCCCCACTTATACCAACCTCAACCGCCTCATCAGCCAGATCGTGTCCTCCATCACTGCCTCTCTCCGCTTTGATGGCGCCCTCAATGTGGACCTCacagagttccagaccaacctggtACCCTACCCGCGAATCCACTTCCCGCTGGTCACTTACGCTCCCATCATTTCTGCTGAGAAAGCCTACCACGAGCAGCTGTCAGTGGCAGAGATAACTAGCTCCTGCTTCGAGCCCAACAGCCAGATGGTGAAGTGTGACCCACGTCATGGCAAATACATGGCCTGCTGCATGCTCTACCGCGGTGATGTGGTACCCAAGGACGTGAATGTCGCCATTGCTGCCATCAAGACCAAGAGAACTATTCAGTTTGTTGACTGGTGCCCCACAGGCTTCAAG GTGGGCATCAACTACCAGCCACCTACCGTCGTGCCAGGAGGGGACCTGGCCAAAGTCCAGCGAGCCGTCTGCATGCTGAGCAACACCACGGCCATCGCAGAGGCCTGGGCCCGCCTTGACCATAAGTTCGACCTCATGTATGCCAAGCGGGCCTTTGTACATTGGTATGTTGGAGAGGGTATGGAAGAAGGAGAGTTTTCTGAGGCCAGGGAggacctggctgccctggagaAGGATTATGAAGAAGTGGGGACTGATTCATTTGAAGAAGAGAATGAGGGGGAGGAATTTTAA